The following proteins are encoded in a genomic region of Camelus ferus isolate YT-003-E chromosome 8, BCGSAC_Cfer_1.0, whole genome shotgun sequence:
- the RSPH4A gene encoding radial spoke head protein 4 homolog A: MPSSFRNFFLLTHFMEDSTTLKQEKENQELVEAGQPWEEMVTASSQDPESGLSEPPEVEQGPEAGPQTRSSPPGIPQSGASTPVDDLTGPGASTPPSPPQEPSTSLSPLALARQDFMAPWQSNKTTSVISEAGTPPSDHLEQPSDKGESTSHQTCQSEGNTFQLSQQTKCHLYGPRDVSYNNSKEKELRFAISQEKDSNSNYDLDQPESGASEMAPNMLEIAIQNAKAYLLKASSKSGLNLYDHLSEMLTKVLDTRPENPVDIIENISQDVKMAHFSKKLDTLQNENEMLPTYEIAEKQKALFLQGNLEGADQELEDEITEHALPNVMESAFYFEQAGVGLGTDETYRIFLALKQLTDTHPIQKCRFWGKILGLEMNYIVAEVEFREGEDEEEVEEEDVPEERDNGDSEADEADEDELPRSFYKAPQAIPKEESRTGANKYVYFVCNEPGRPWVKLPAVTPAQIVIARKIKKFFTGRLDTPIVSYPPFPGNESNYLRAQIARISAGTHVSPLGFYHFGEEEGEEEEEIEGGRDSFEENPDFEGIQVTDLVESLSNWVHHVQHILPQGRCNWFNPIQKSEEEEEEEEEEDEEKEDEKGEEPDYVEQEVGPPLLTPISEDLEIQNTPPWTTRLSSNLIPQYAIAVLRSNLWPGAYAFSNGKKFENFYIGWGHKYSPDSYTPPVPPPAYHEYPSGPEITEMDDPSVEEEQAFRAAQEATVNPTEENEETEEDEDEEDDYD, encoded by the exons ATGCCCTCTTcattcagaaatttttttctcctgactcATTTCATGGAAGACTCGACCACTctgaagcaagaaaaagaaaaccaagaactTGTGGAAGCAGGGCAGCCGTGGGAAGAAATGGTAACAGCTTCTTCACAAGATCCTGAATCTGGGCTATCTGAGCCCCCAGAGGTAGAGCAGGGGCCAGAAGCTGGACCCCAGACCAGGAGCAGCCCTCCTGGGATCCCCCAGTCTGGAGCCAGCACGCCTGTGGATGACCTGACAGGACCAGGTGCATCAactccaccttccccacctcAGGAGCCTTCTacctctctttctcccctggcTCTGGCCAGACAGGACTTTATGGCACCATGGCAGTCAAACAAGACCACCAGTGTGATTTCTGAAGCTGGGACACCTCCCTCTGACCATTTGGAACAACCATCTGATAAAGGAGAATCCACTTCTCATCAGACATGTCAATCAGAGGGAAACACATTTCAACTGTCTCAGCAAACCAAATGTCACCTGTATGGACCAAGGGATGTGAGCTATAACAACTCCAAAGAGAAAGAGCTGAGATTTGCCATTTCTCAGGAGAAAGACTCAAACAGTAACTATGATCTGGATCAGCCTGAGTCTGGGGCTTCTGAAATGGCCCCCAACATGCTTGAGATTGCCATTCAGAATGCTAAGGCTTACTTACTGAAGGCCAGCAGCAAGTCGGGATTAAATCT GTATGATCATCTTTCTGAAATGCTGACCAAGGTCTTAGACACGCGTCCTGAAAATCCTGTGGACATAATTGAAAATATTAGCCAAGATGTGAAGATGGCACATTTTAGTAAAAAATTGGATACACTCCAAAATGAGAATGAGATGCTTCCAACTTATGAAATAGCAGAGAAACAAAAAGCTCTTTTTCTTCAGGGAAATTTAGAAGGTGCTGACCAAGAACTGGAAGATGAAATA ACAGAACACGCTCTCCCAAATGTAATGGAGTCAGCTTTTTATTTCGAACAAGCTGGAGTTGGTTTGGGCACAGATGAGACTTATCGCATATTTCTTGCCCTCAAGCAGCTTACTGACACCCACCCAATTCAAAAATGTCGTTTCTGGGGCAAAATCTTAGGTCTGGAAATGAATTATATTGTAGCTGAAGTGGAATTTCGTGAaggagaagatgaagaggaagtGGAAGAAGAAGATGTACCTGAAGAGAGAGATAATGGAGATAGTGAAGCTGATGAAGCTGATGAAGATGAATTACCACGGTCCTTTTACAAGGCCCCACAGGCTATTCCAAAAGAGGAAAGTAGAACAGGTGCCAACAAATATGTCTATTTTGTTTGCAATGAACCAGGAAGACCATGGGTGAAGTTACCAGCAGTTACACCTGCACAAATTGTTATtgcaagaaaaatcaagaaatttttcACTGGGCGATTGGATACTCCCATTGTAAGCTACCCACCCTTCCCAGGAAATGAGAGTAATTACTTACGAGCACAAATTGCCAGAATTTCGGCAGGGACCCATGTCAGCCCTCTAGGATTCTATCATTTTggtgaagaagaaggagaagaggaggaagaaatagaagGTGGGAGAGACAGTTTTGAAGAAAACCCTGATTTTGAAGGCATCCAAGTGACTGATCTAGTGGAATCCCTATCCAATTGGGTTCATCATGTACAACATATACTTCCTCAG GGTCGCTGTAATTGGTTCAACCCTATACAAAAaagtgaggaggaagaagaagaggaagaagaagaagatgaagaaaaagaagacgaAAAAGGGGAAGAGCCTGACTATGTGGAACAGGAAGTGGGGCCTCCTCTCTTGACACCAATCTCTGAAGATTTAG AGATCCAGAATACACCACCTTGGACAACACGGTTATCCTCAAATCTCATTCCTCAATATGCTATTGCAGTCCTTAGATCCAACCTTTGGCCTGGAGCATATGCCTTTTCCAATGGCAA aaaGTTTGAAAACTTCTACATAGGCTGGGGTCATAAATATAGTCCAGACAGCTATACACCTCCAGTTCCACCACCAGCTTATCACGAATACCCCAGTGGACcagaaattacagaaatggaTGACCCTAGCGTGGAAGAGGAGCAGGCTTTCAGGGCTGCACAAGAAGCAACTGTAAATCCAactgaggaaaatgaagaaactgaggaagatgaagatgaggaagatgattatgactaa